The following DNA comes from Halobacillus litoralis.
AACTGGTGTGACGTTCATTCTCATATTCTTATTGATTATCCCGTTGAATCTCATTGAAAACGAACTGGATTCATATAGTGATGCTTGGTGGAGTGCTGTACTTTCTCTCACCTTTTTCGGACGTTCAGGGTTTGAGCCTGAAACCTTCATGGGCCATATAATCATCGTCATTTTTACAATTTTAGGGGTTATTATTCATGGTTTGATCATCAGCACAGTCTTTGACTATCTTATCCATTCTTCATTAGTTAAATCCTTTAAAAACAGATTCATAGATAATAAGTAATCATCCGTCCGTATCCATATGGCGGATGATTATATTTATATTTACTTCATTTACCACTCCCTACGTTTAAATTCATAGAAAAAAAGGAAATGTACTCAAGAAACTTTATTCGTTGGAGGTGAAAGAGTTGGCTGATAAAAAACGAAACAAAGTAGCGGAAAATGACCAAAGCTTCCAAGAAAAATTGAAGAAAGAACAATTGACAGATGAAATTCCAGATGAAGATGTTAAAAAAGAAGAGCGCGAACAAAAAAAAGGAAGGAAATCAAAGAACGATTCCTCTTCTGAAGAAAAATATAACGAAGATTTAAGACCTTAATTGTGAGGTGGAATGATGACAAAATTTCAAGCATTTAAAATCGAACAAACCGATGGAGGGGTCCAAGGAGAGATTCAGACGCTCTCCTTAAGTGACCTTCCTTCCAGCGAAGTATTGATTCGTGTCCATTTTTCCAGCATTAATTTCAAAGATGGTATAGTCTCCCAACCAGACAATGCATTGGTTAAAGACTATCCGATTATCCCGGGTATCGACCTTGCTGGGGAAGTCGTTAAATCCTCCGATCAACGATTCAAAGAAGGTGATCGGGTTATTGCTACCAGTTATGAAATCGGCGTTAATCATCATGGTGGATTCAGTGAATATGCAAATATTCCCGCCGATTGGATTGTCCCATTACCCGAAGGAATCACGTTGGAAGAAGCGATGATTTACGGTACGGCAGGATTCACTGCAGCCCTGTCCGTCCACCGTTTAGAACAAAATGGCTTATCCACTGATGACGGGCCTGTCTTGGTCACAGGTGCTACAGGTGGTGTAGGCAGCATGGCAGTCGCTATGTTAGCTAAACGCGGTTATGAAGTAGAAGCAAGTACAGGCAGCTTCGAGCACAAAGAATACTTAAAAGATTTGGGCGCATCAAAAGTGATCTCACGTGAAGAGGTTTATGATGGAAAACTCAAACCCATTGGCAGCCAGCGCTGGGCAGCCGCTGTCGATCCAGTCGGCGGTGAACAGCTAGCTTCTTTGCTTGGCCAACTGAAATATAATGGAGGAGCAGCAGTCAGCGGATTGACTGGAGGAACAGAAATTCCTACTCAAGTTTACCCTTTCATTTTACGGGGTATCAGTCTCTTAGGTATCGACTCTGTTTACTGTCCAATGGATACGAGAAAGAAAGTTTGGCACCGGATGGCTAATGATCTGAAAGTCAAAGAATCTTTCAACCGTATTAAAGTCGTCCATTCACTTTCCGATGTACAGGACACACTTGAACAGATTCTACAAGGGAACACTCGCGGACGTTCAATTGTAAAAATGGATCATTGATAGTGATAGTCTTTATAAGAGGCCATATGTTGACATACAAGAATATTTAAATTATACTATTAGATAGTGCCTTCAGAAGAAGGTAACTCGGAAAAGAAAAGAGTGATTTGTATGAGACTGGCATTCTGCTACGTTTTGATACAACTTAATCACACTGGATCAGCTTCGGAGCTGTAAGGATGCGATAGAGGTAGGGATTGCGTCGTTTAAGTTGACAAAAACTACCATGTAGAATTAATGAACCGCGGCACATGGATTTTTAATTCAAATGAACTTGTAGATAACAAGAAAAAAATAACTTGATATTTTCCGAAACATATACAAAAGCGAGTGAGACGACGGTCTGACTCGCTTTTTCCAATTCTTATAGGTTTAAGACGCTTGCTTTCATGGTAATATAACCTTTAGAAGCTATGAAGGAGGTCATTTCATGTCACAATACATAGGACGTATTGACCCGGAGGATGTCCGCTTTCTCATGGATCTCTCTGAGTTCAAGGAGTTTGTCACTGATATGCTCGGAGGAGCTCGGGGCCTTGTAAATGTAGAGATTGATTACGAGATCATAGAAGAACAAGCTGGAGATACTCTCATACGGCCAATGGTCCTACTCAATGAGATTAGCCGTTTTACTGAAGAAGACCGCCATACCTTGTTAAGTTCGGGATTCTCCATTGACCGTGAACCCTATAAAAATGGTGATTATGCGATGGAGCAGATCTTCGGTACTTATTACACGATTTTAGAAGCTACAGAGGATGAGGATGGAGCATTTTTCACCATTGAACTTCCCTATCATCATTTCATTATTGAGAGAAATAAAGATTAAAAAATAGCCCTCCTGCACGCACGGGGGCTATTTTTTTGTTCAAGGATGAATTTGTTTAACCCTGCCAACCTGACCATCTTCCAGGCGTACTTTGATGCCATGAGGATGATTCGGAGATTTTGTTAAAATATCCTTCACTTTCCCACGAGTCAATGCACCACTTCTTTGATCTTTTTTCAGTACAATATCCACTTCTGCTCCAATATTAATATTACTTCGTGTCTGTCCATCCATTAGGATCCCTCCAAAATATAAGCATTACTCAGCTATTTTACCATATCCACCCTCGTATTCATCCCAAAACTAAACCACAAGTAACCTTGTCATACTTCCCCAGGTTTAAGCAGAATTTTTTGTCAAAGGGGCAGATTGAGTTCGGCTAAAAACGCCCCGTGGGCCAAAGACCTCGATAGCCTAAGTGCCAGGATTGGAAGTGATTTATGCAGCACTGGACTCGAAAGTCAGTATTTTATAACTGCCGGAATCATAAAAAAGCACCTTCACCAGGTGCTTTTTTCATTCATCACTATTAACCTGAATAATTATATTGATTTTGAATGGTACCTTCTTTTGTGTGTATAACTGCTGAGGTACCCTTATTTTGAGCAATTTCTTTCGCGCGGTTGATGGCATCCTGTTTATTATCATAAACTTTCGTAGGTTGTTCAGCACCCTCAGCCTTTACAGCCCACCCGTCTTCATGTGAAACAACATGTTCGGCCTGATTACTTGTGTCAGCCAATTTCATTCCTCTTAAGTTGATTTATCTGCTATATATCCATCTTGAAAATTTTGTAAACCTAAGATTTACTTTCATATGACTTTTTTTCTTGAATACTGCCATTTTCTTTGTGAATAATGGCTTGCGTCCCTTTGTTTTCAGCTATTTCTTTCGCCCTTTTCACTGCATCTTCTTTCTTTTCAAATACACTAGATGGTTTTTTCGCGTCTTCTGCTTTAACGGCCCATCCATCTTCATGTGAAATGACGTGTTCACCCTTATCTAACAATTCTGGTCTATTCTCATACTGTTTGTCCTCTTCATCTCTGCCCTTCAAAGCTTGATCGCTCATCTGTTTCACTTGATTGATTTCTTCTTTTCCAGCATTGTCGTACCATTCTTTTGCTTGTGTTGTAGCAATAGGGATGGCCCGATTTTCGTCATACCCTTCATCAATCATTGCGTTAGCGATATCAATGGCTTTTTTCCTTGTTGGAGTATTTAAGTTTTTAAGTGAACTTGGATAATTTTCCGTATCCCAAGGCATTAGGTCGTCCTCCTTTTTTTGTGTATAGATATATAATTACCGCATCCTGACGTTGATAAACAATTTATTTATCCACCTACGACGAAGTCCAGATTGAAAGGTCTCATTAAATAGGATAGGATGAAAACAGTCAGATTTTTCTTATATTTATGTGAATCTATTTCACTTTCGATATCGGAAATCATCAAACATATTTAGGAGGTCTTTCCATGTCAATAAATGTCCAACCATTCGGGGATCAGGCAATCCTTGTTGAATTTGGAAGCTCCATTAATGAGGAAACAAATAAAGAAGTGAGAAAGTTTTCTGCCCACCTTGATGCCAGCAGTCCTGAATGGATGATTGAATATATTCCAGCATTTACGACAGTGACAATCATTTATGATCCGCTTTACATAAGCCACCAGGTCGGTGGAGAAACTCCTCTCCCCTACGAATGGGCGCAGCAGCGAGTAGAAGAGCTGTTATCTAAGAATGCAATTGACCGCAATCAGACAGACCGAACGATTGAAATCCCTGTCAGTTATGGTGGAGACTTGGGACCAGACCTCTCGTTTGTAGCCGCTCACAACAAAATGAGTGAAGAAGAGGTAATAAAAACCCATATGGCCGGGGATTATTTGGTTTATATGATTGGCTTTGCTCCAGGCTTTCCCTACATTGGCGGCATGGATGAAAAAATTGCTGCCCCACGCAGAGATGACCCCAGATTAGCAATCCCAGCTGGCTCTGTAGGGATTGCCGGTGCTCAAACGGGAGTCTATCCAATCGAAACTCCTGGAGGGTGGCAACTGATCGGACGCACACCACTGAGACTCTTTCAACCCGAGAAAGCCCCCCCTTCCCTGCTGCAAGCGGGTGACCATATCAAGTTCACTCGTATATCAGAAGATGAATACAAGTCAATGAAGGAGGATGAACGATGATTCGCATTTTAAAATCCGGACTTCTGACTTCCATTCAGGATCTTGGACGATATGGCTATCAAAAACATGGAATAATCGCATCGGGAGTCATGGATTCTGTAGCACACCGCATCGCAAACTTCCTTGTTAATAATGCGGCTAATGCACCAACATTGGAAATCACCCTGATGGGTCCAGTCATTGAATTTCAAGAGGATACATTGATTTCTATATGTGGGGGAGAACTTTCACCAATGATTGATGGTGAACACGTGAACATGTGGAAATTAATCTATGTCAGAAAAGGGAGCGAGTTACGATTCGGACAGCCTAAGCAAGGATTCCGTGCCTATTTAGCTATAGCTGGTGGTTTTGATGTTCCTAGAGTCATGAATAGTGCTTCCACGTATATGCGCGCTGCAGTTGGTGGTTTCCAGGGCAGAATGCTTGAGAAAGGAGATGAGATCCCTGTATATCCTGACACAGATTTATCCGGCATCTTCCAATCTCTATCATCTGAAATTAGAAAAGATCCTTTTATCGAAGCACCTTGGTTTGTAGCGCCTGAAATTACTAGCTACACTAAGACGAACGAGCCTATACGTGTTATGCGAGGCCGGGAATTTGAATTGTTCGATGATGCTAGCCAAAATAACTTCATGAAAAACTCATTCAAAATCGATCCTAAGTCTGATCGAATGGGGTATCGTTTAAAAGGAACAACGCTATCTTTAAAAGAAAAACAAGAAATCGTTTCAGAAGCTGTTACATTCGGTACAGTTCAAGTCCCACCAGAAGGGAATCCTATTATCCTATTGGCTGACCGTCAGACCACAGGTGGCTATCCTAAGATCGGGCAAGTTGCTTCTGTAGATTTACCTAGAATTGCACAAATGAAACCTGGAGAAAATATGACTTTTCGACACATCAGTCACGCAGAAGCCCAGCATTTGTATCTCAAAAGGGAAAATCAGCTGCGCCAACTAAAACGTGGAATACATTCAAACATCACTAAGGAGGCACAAATATGTACAGCGTTGATTTGAACTGCGATATGGGGGAGAGCTTCGGTGCTTATAAAATCGGACGGGATGAAGAAATATTGAAGTACGTTACCTCCGTCAATATCGCTTGCGGTTTCCACGCGGGCGACCCCTCGATCATGAAAAAAACTGTCCGCATGGCTATTGAGCATAAAGTAGGTATTGGGGCGCACCCAGGACTTCCTGATTTGGCGGGATTCGGCCGCAGACCTATGGACATCACCCCAGAAGAAGCTTATGACATGGTCGTTTATCAAATTGGTGCCCTCAAAGGCTTTGTCGATGCAGAAGGAGGGCAATTACAGCACGTAAAACCGCATGGAGCTTTATACAATATGGCAGCCAATAAACCATCATTGGCTGATGCAATAGCTAGAGCTGTGTACGACGTCGATCGTAACCTCGTTTTGTTTGGACTATCCGGAAGTGAACTTGTCCGAGCGGGGCAAAAACACGGACTGAGAACTGCAAATGAAGTGTTCTCAGACCGTACATATCAACAAGATGGAACACTCACTTCAAGGAGGAAGCCCGACGCATTAATCACAGATCATGAGCAAGCAGTGAACCAAGTCATACGTATGATCAAAGAAAACAAAGTCCATTCCCTTCAAAAAGTTGATGTGGATATTGATGTTCAAACTATATGTATCCATGGTGATGGAAGCCGTGCTGTCGAATTCGCCGATTATATAAGTCAAACTCTAAGAGGTGCCAATATACAATTACAACCCATAGGAGAGTTTTCCACTCGTTGAAAGCTGTTTGAACACCTTTTCGCAACAAAATACGTGGAAGGAGAGTATAAAGTGAATTCTCAAGATATGTGGACAAATGTGGACCAGTACTTCCTGGACCACCTCTTTCCTGAAGAAACTATTATGGAAGAGGTTCTGGAAGTAAATAAAGAAGCAGGACTTCCATCCATCGATGTATCACCGACTCAAGGAAAGCTCCTTCATCTATTAGTGAAGATGAAAGGTGCAAAAAACATCTTGGAGATTGGCACCCTCGGCGGTTACAGCAGTATTTGGATGGCAAAAGCTTTACCTGAGGGAGGCAAGTTGACGACACTTGAATTCAATCCTAAACATGCAGAGATAGCAGCAGCGAATATGAAAAAAGCTGGAGTCGAAGAAAAAATCGAGATCATTGTCGGGCCAGCTTTAAATACGCTCCCTACACTAAAAATGAACGTACCTTTCGACTTTATTTTTATCGACGCAGATAAAAATAACAATCCTCCTTACGTAAATGAGGTTTTAAAACGATCTCAATCTGGAACGACTCTCATCATTGATAATGTCGTAAGGAGTGGTGATATATTAGAATCCCAAAGTGAAGATTCCAGCATTCAGGGAATTCGTGAAATGTTCGAAATGCTGAAAAATGACTCACGAATGGACTCTACCGCGTTCCAAACTGTGGGAAGTAAAGGTTATGATGGGTTCGTCTTAGCTATCGTAAAATAAAGAATCCTTCCCCATTGTCGGTCAAGACTACAATTAAAGTTTGTGGTTGCTTCTCACGAATGGCTTGACGGTGGGGGCTTGCCGCGGGCACGTCCTCAGCTAACTCGGTCAAGAAGATCACTTGACCAAGTGGATCTTCGGCTCGTGCTGTCCCCCCAGGCGTCACCACCGAACGCACCTCTTGGAATCAACAGTGGCCTATTAAAAAAAGAGCCAAAGAAAATCACTGCTTTTCTTGTCCATTGAAAGGAGCCGAGTTGGACGATTTTATCGTTCAACTCGGCTCCTTCGTTTGATGTATAACACTAAAAATGGCAGATCTTCAATAGGATCCTTGAACTAGTAAGCTTTTGTTTTATCGATTGCTATTCCACTCTTCAGCAAGCATTCCATACACGACATGGTCGGTGTATTCGTCATACAAGAGAGCAGCTTGACGAACGACACCCTCTTGCACAAAGCCTAAGCGTTCAGGTATTCCCCGACTCTTGATATTCTCTTCTGCTGCCCGTATTTCAATACGATTGAGTCCCATATCTTGAAAGGCATAATCAAAAAGTGTACGACAAGATCTTGTGAGCAATCCTTTTCCCTTGTAATCCGCCCCCATCCAATAACCTACACTCGTTTTTTTGTTTCCCCAATCAAATTCCAGAAAATCTACTACACCTGCAATTTTGCCATGATATAAAATGCACACCGTGAGTCCATCGTTGTCTGCATATCGTTGTAAGCTCGCTTGAATGAATTTTTTCGTATCGTCAGGCGAATGGGTGAAATTGATCCATGGAAGCCATGTTCGTAAATGATCCCTTGATCGATCCGAAAGGTTATAAAGCTCCTCAGCATCTTGATAATCTATTAATTTCAGTGAAAGATCTTCATCTAC
Coding sequences within:
- a CDS encoding DUF2188 domain-containing protein, whose translation is MADTSNQAEHVVSHEDGWAVKAEGAEQPTKVYDNKQDAINRAKEIAQNKGTSAVIHTKEGTIQNQYNYSG
- a CDS encoding LamB/YcsF family protein, with translation MYSVDLNCDMGESFGAYKIGRDEEILKYVTSVNIACGFHAGDPSIMKKTVRMAIEHKVGIGAHPGLPDLAGFGRRPMDITPEEAYDMVVYQIGALKGFVDAEGGQLQHVKPHGALYNMAANKPSLADAIARAVYDVDRNLVLFGLSGSELVRAGQKHGLRTANEVFSDRTYQQDGTLTSRRKPDALITDHEQAVNQVIRMIKENKVHSLQKVDVDIDVQTICIHGDGSRAVEFADYISQTLRGANIQLQPIGEFSTR
- a CDS encoding biotin-dependent carboxyltransferase family protein, producing MIRILKSGLLTSIQDLGRYGYQKHGIIASGVMDSVAHRIANFLVNNAANAPTLEITLMGPVIEFQEDTLISICGGELSPMIDGEHVNMWKLIYVRKGSELRFGQPKQGFRAYLAIAGGFDVPRVMNSASTYMRAAVGGFQGRMLEKGDEIPVYPDTDLSGIFQSLSSEIRKDPFIEAPWFVAPEITSYTKTNEPIRVMRGREFELFDDASQNNFMKNSFKIDPKSDRMGYRLKGTTLSLKEKQEIVSEAVTFGTVQVPPEGNPIILLADRQTTGGYPKIGQVASVDLPRIAQMKPGENMTFRHISHAEAQHLYLKRENQLRQLKRGIHSNITKEAQICTALI
- a CDS encoding O-methyltransferase; protein product: MNSQDMWTNVDQYFLDHLFPEETIMEEVLEVNKEAGLPSIDVSPTQGKLLHLLVKMKGAKNILEIGTLGGYSSIWMAKALPEGGKLTTLEFNPKHAEIAAANMKKAGVEEKIEIIVGPALNTLPTLKMNVPFDFIFIDADKNNNPPYVNEVLKRSQSGTTLIIDNVVRSGDILESQSEDSSIQGIREMFEMLKNDSRMDSTAFQTVGSKGYDGFVLAIVK
- the pxpB gene encoding 5-oxoprolinase subunit PxpB — protein: MSINVQPFGDQAILVEFGSSINEETNKEVRKFSAHLDASSPEWMIEYIPAFTTVTIIYDPLYISHQVGGETPLPYEWAQQRVEELLSKNAIDRNQTDRTIEIPVSYGGDLGPDLSFVAAHNKMSEEEVIKTHMAGDYLVYMIGFAPGFPYIGGMDEKIAAPRRDDPRLAIPAGSVGIAGAQTGVYPIETPGGWQLIGRTPLRLFQPEKAPPSLLQAGDHIKFTRISEDEYKSMKEDER
- a CDS encoding DUF2188 domain-containing protein, whose amino-acid sequence is MPWDTENYPSSLKNLNTPTRKKAIDIANAMIDEGYDENRAIPIATTQAKEWYDNAGKEEINQVKQMSDQALKGRDEEDKQYENRPELLDKGEHVISHEDGWAVKAEDAKKPSSVFEKKEDAVKRAKEIAENKGTQAIIHKENGSIQEKKSYESKS
- a CDS encoding YwbE family protein; this encodes MDGQTRSNINIGAEVDIVLKKDQRSGALTRGKVKDILTKSPNHPHGIKVRLEDGQVGRVKQIHP
- a CDS encoding GNAT family N-acetyltransferase gives rise to the protein MFVHKVDEDLSLKLIDYQDAEELYNLSDRSRDHLRTWLPWINFTHSPDDTKKFIQASLQRYADNDGLTVCILYHGKIAGVVDFLEFDWGNKKTSVGYWMGADYKGKGLLTRSCRTLFDYAFQDMGLNRIEIRAAEENIKSRGIPERLGFVQEGVVRQAALLYDEYTDHVVYGMLAEEWNSNR
- a CDS encoding acryloyl-CoA reductase, producing the protein MTKFQAFKIEQTDGGVQGEIQTLSLSDLPSSEVLIRVHFSSINFKDGIVSQPDNALVKDYPIIPGIDLAGEVVKSSDQRFKEGDRVIATSYEIGVNHHGGFSEYANIPADWIVPLPEGITLEEAMIYGTAGFTAALSVHRLEQNGLSTDDGPVLVTGATGGVGSMAVAMLAKRGYEVEASTGSFEHKEYLKDLGASKVISREEVYDGKLKPIGSQRWAAAVDPVGGEQLASLLGQLKYNGGAAVSGLTGGTEIPTQVYPFILRGISLLGIDSVYCPMDTRKKVWHRMANDLKVKESFNRIKVVHSLSDVQDTLEQILQGNTRGRSIVKMDH